GGCTTCCTTGGCGGGCGCCCGGCGATGGAGCGTCTCGTCGAGGAGGCGGGGTTGTCGCCAGATGCAATCCCGGCGGGAGTGGCGTCGAGGCGCCGCTTCATCTATCGCGCCGGGCGCATGCGGGAGATCGTGCCGAATCCCTTCGCCCTCGTGCGGCATGGCATCCTCAGCGTGCGCGGGATGGGGCGCCTGCTCGTGGAGCCGTTCGTCCGGGCGCGCCGCGACGGGGGCGACGAAGGGGTGTTCGACTTCGCCGCCCGCCGGCTCGGGAGCGAGGTAGCCGACCGCATGGTGCGCCCCATGGCGCTCGGGATCTTCGCCGGCGACGCTCGGCGGCTGTCGTTGGCTGCCGCCTTTCCCCGCATGGCAGCGCTGGAGCGCGAGCACGGCTCCATCATCCGTGGGATGATGGCGAGGAGGGGACGCACCTCGTCGGGGACGCTGACCTCCTTCCGCCACGGGATGCAGAGCCTCCCGCTCGCCCTGGCACAGGGAGGGGCCTTCACCGTCAGGCGCAACGCGCGGGTCGAGGCCATCCGCCGCGCCACGGCGTCATCAATGCCGACCCAGCCCGCATCGGCGTCCCCGTCATGGGAAGTCGTGGTGGAAGGCGATGGCATACCGATCCGGGCGGACGGGGTCATCCTCGCCGGTGAACCGTGGGCGATGGCCGCGCTCGTCCGCCCGCTGGACCACGCGGCCGCCGCCGAGCTCGAGGCGATTCCCTGCCCCCCGATCGCCGTGGTGGCGCTGGGTTTCGCCCCCGGGGCCACCGAGCGCATCCCAGCCGGCTTCGGCGTCCTCATCGCCCGCGACGAGGGATTCCGCATGCTCGGCAACCTCTGGGAGAGCCATCTCTATCCCGGACGCAGCCCGGAGGGGCACGTTTTGGTGCGCGCAATACTCGGCGGCGCGGTCGATCCCGACATCGGCGCGCTGTCGGACGACGCCGTGTTGCAGCTGGCGCGCGAGGAGGTCACCCGCCTCTACGGCATCACCGATCCCCCGGTCCATGTCCGGATCGAGCGGGTGGCGCGCGCCATCCCGCAGTACGTACTCGGGCACGGCGAGCGCGTGGCGCGCATCGAGCGGGCGCTGGCGTGCTTTCCGCACCTCGACGCCACCGGCTTCGGGCTGCGGGGGGTGGCGTTCGCCGACGCGGCATCGGACGGCGTGACGGTGGGCGAGCGCATGGCGGCGCGCCTGCTCGGCATGCCCACGTCCATCGACGCCGCGGCCGCCATCGCCGGCTAACCCCGGCGCGCGGCACACGCGCCGGGGAACCTTTCCTACTGCGCCACTCGCATCGGCGGGCTCGCCTTGCGCGGAAGCGGCTCGTCACGCATCGCCGCATTGTAGGCGAACCACGCCACCACGGTCGCCATCTGCACCATGTCGTCGCGCTGCACGTGGTCCACCACGTCCATGTTGGAGTGGTGGGTGCGCGAGTTGTACTCCAGGCGCTCCTGCATGAACTGGAACCCCGGAATCCCGGCGGCGTCGAACGGGACGTGGTCGGTACTGGTCACCGAACGGGGCCCGAGCGTGGTGACCCCCAGGTCCTTGAGCGGCGCAATCCACTGCTGGAAGACCGGCTGGACCCCAAAGTTCTGCTGCAGCCACACCCCGCGAATGCGCCCCGTCCCGTTGTCGATGTTGAAGTACGCCGAGTGCCTGGCCTGCTCCGGCTTCACGGTCGCGCCGTCGGCGATGTGCTCCTTCACGTAGTGGCGCGAGCCGAGCAGCCCCTGCTCCTCGGCTCCCCACAGCCCGAGGCGGATGGTGCGGCGCGGCTGCACGCCCAGTGCCTTGAGGATGCGCAGCGCCTCCATCATCGCCGACGCCCCGGCGGCATTGTCGGTGGCACCGGTCCCCGAATGCCACGAGTCGAAATGCGCCCCCAAGAGGACGATTTCGTCCTTCAGCCGGGGATCGGTCCCCGGCAACTCGGCGATGATGTTGAAGCCGTTCGGCGTCGCCCCC
The window above is part of the Gemmatimonadetes bacterium SCN 70-22 genome. Proteins encoded here:
- a CDS encoding protoporphyrinogen oxidase, coding for MAPRLVVVGGGISGLAAAWAARRLARERGDALEVIVLERDAEVGGKARSIERDGWLVEAGPSGFLGGRPAMERLVEEAGLSPDAIPAGVASRRRFIYRAGRMREIVPNPFALVRHGILSVRGMGRLLVEPFVRARRDGGDEGVFDFAARRLGSEVADRMVRPMALGIFAGDARRLSLAAAFPRMAALEREHGSIIRGMMARRGRTSSGTLTSFRHGMQSLPLALAQGGAFTVRRNARVEAIRRATASSMPTQPASASPSWEVVVEGDGIPIRADGVILAGEPWAMAALVRPLDHAAAAELEAIPCPPIAVVALGFAPGATERIPAGFGVLIARDEGFRMLGNLWESHLYPGRSPEGHVLVRAILGGAVDPDIGALSDDAVLQLAREEVTRLYGITDPPVHVRIERVARAIPQYVLGHGERVARIERALACFPHLDATGFGLRGVAFADAASDGVTVGERMAARLLGMPTSIDAAAAIAG